The bacterium genome window below encodes:
- a CDS encoding ABC transporter permease yields MTEMKRVIAHSRRYYFDLLWHLVRRDFNLRYKGSILGALWLLVVPLMQLMTLVFVFKRVIPLEIDAYPAFVFTALLPWSWFSSSLTTASGLFLNNRDLVRRPNFPPFFLIIVSTFSNLLLYLAVLPLVFVMLFLYGHHVSWTVMLFPLLILVESTLIFGLGLMIASWNVFYRDVQQITSVLLTLMFWITPVFYRPHAVDQKYQFLFEINPMSVLVKSYRDILFYSRPPDWGPFLYTVVFSLVIAILGYTIYVRQLDDVFDAL; encoded by the coding sequence ATGACTGAAATGAAGCGCGTGATCGCTCACTCCAGGCGCTACTATTTTGATTTACTCTGGCATCTGGTGCGGCGCGACTTTAACCTGCGCTATAAAGGCTCGATTTTAGGCGCCCTGTGGCTTCTCGTGGTGCCTCTCATGCAGCTGATGACGCTGGTTTTTGTATTCAAACGCGTGATTCCGCTGGAAATCGATGCTTATCCGGCATTTGTATTTACGGCATTGTTACCATGGAGCTGGTTTAGCAGTTCGCTGACCACGGCAAGCGGTTTGTTTTTGAACAACCGTGATCTGGTAAGACGACCAAACTTTCCACCTTTTTTCCTGATCATCGTCAGCACATTTTCAAATCTTCTACTTTACCTAGCTGTATTGCCATTGGTGTTTGTGATGCTTTTCTTGTACGGACATCATGTTTCCTGGACAGTGATGCTTTTCCCTCTGCTCATACTTGTAGAAAGCACTTTGATTTTCGGGCTTGGTCTGATGATTGCAAGTTGGAACGTCTTCTACAGGGATGTGCAGCAGATTACAAGCGTGCTGCTGACTTTGATGTTCTGGATCACTCCTGTTTTCTACAGGCCTCATGCCGTGGACCAAAAATATCAGTTTCTATTTGAAATCAATCCTATGTCGGTGCTTGTAAAAAGTTATCGCGACATATTGTTTTATTCGCGCCCACCGGATTGGGGACCATTCCTGTACACGGTGGTCTTCAGTTTGGTAATAGCGATTCTGGGATACACAATTTATGTTCGGCAGTTGGACGATGTGTTTGACGCGTTGTGA